A region of Nitrospinota bacterium DNA encodes the following proteins:
- a CDS encoding DUF1615 domain-containing protein: MKFKALLIKTVCGALAVSWLASCVSMGKTEESATVRPDTGKPVKTLPKKKMEKKPKKPPAKEEEKQAGKPEERAPFRYPSAGEGRAMVARLLPSYVKDRDGWATDIFTAFSALSVAPTDRNFCGVVAIIEQESSFEADPAVPGLSTIAWKEIEERRARHGIPQSMIDIVLDSTSPDKRTYRQRIDSSRTENDLSKVFEDLPGGKGILAGFNPVRTAGAMQVNVEYAERHAKLKPYPYAIKGSMRRELFTRRGGVYFGVAHLLDYLAPYNEMRYRFADFNAGHYSSRNAAFQAVVSMLSGVPVALDGDLMSRNPETGETFRALMSISGRLGLTRPEILRDLKMEKSAGFAATGLYTRVYALADPIATGRRAIRATIPQIKLQTSKSKRNLTTEWFVERVNRRFVSCIARSGPSGQEDDGGM; the protein is encoded by the coding sequence ATGAAATTTAAAGCGTTATTGATAAAGACGGTTTGCGGCGCGTTAGCCGTTTCGTGGCTGGCTTCGTGCGTCTCCATGGGAAAAACGGAGGAAAGCGCCACGGTAAGACCGGATACGGGAAAGCCTGTGAAAACACTTCCCAAGAAAAAAATGGAGAAGAAGCCCAAGAAGCCCCCGGCAAAAGAAGAGGAAAAGCAGGCCGGAAAACCGGAGGAACGCGCGCCTTTTAGATACCCATCCGCCGGAGAGGGGCGCGCCATGGTCGCCAGGCTACTTCCGTCTTATGTGAAAGACCGCGATGGATGGGCGACGGACATCTTCACGGCGTTCTCCGCGCTCAGCGTCGCCCCGACGGACCGGAACTTTTGTGGTGTCGTAGCCATCATCGAGCAGGAATCATCTTTCGAGGCGGATCCGGCGGTGCCGGGTCTTTCCACCATCGCCTGGAAGGAGATTGAGGAGCGGCGCGCGCGCCATGGCATTCCCCAATCCATGATAGACATCGTCCTTGATTCCACCTCGCCCGACAAACGCACATACAGGCAACGCATAGACTCAAGCAGGACCGAGAACGATTTAAGCAAAGTCTTCGAGGATTTGCCAGGCGGGAAAGGCATCCTGGCCGGATTCAATCCCGTGCGAACGGCCGGGGCCATGCAGGTGAATGTCGAATACGCCGAGCGTCACGCCAAGCTCAAGCCCTATCCATATGCGATAAAAGGAAGTATGCGGCGGGAGCTTTTCACAAGGCGCGGCGGTGTCTATTTCGGCGTAGCCCACCTGCTGGACTATCTGGCGCCCTACAACGAAATGCGTTACAGGTTCGCGGACTTCAACGCCGGTCATTATAGTAGCCGCAACGCCGCCTTTCAGGCTGTGGTTTCGATGCTTTCCGGCGTTCCCGTCGCGCTGGATGGCGACCTTATGTCCAGGAATCCCGAGACCGGCGAAACCTTCCGCGCCCTGATGTCGATTTCCGGCCGCCTTGGGTTGACGCGTCCTGAGATACTCAGAGATCTTAAAATGGAGAAAAGCGCCGGTTTTGCCGCCACAGGCCTCTACACGAGAGTCTATGCCCTGGCCGACCCCATTGCCACGGGCCGCCGCGCCATCCGGGCCACAATTCCGCAAATAAAGCTCCAGACTTCCAAGAGCAAACGCAACCTTACTACCGAATGGTTCGTTGAGCGGGTCAACCGCAGGTTCGTCTCATGCATAGCCCGCTCAGGCCCGTCGGGGCAGGAAGATGATGGCGGGATGTGA
- a CDS encoding PEGA domain-containing protein — MKSIAVAALALFVLGAAPAPAEEVEQKPVTPGAQAAVNEKAPAAETKPKTASAERLAKSTAKKNADKKKNGATGAKEPTPAPAEKAPEPVPPVTGGGAESALNLSKKPVGEPTAVTTAPLPYVVRKVSVLVESNPSGSDIEIDGVYVGSTPVELMVKEGVHSMRISKEGYLSWEKPVKAYNGLYINPALVSESTRKKETTESVKVK, encoded by the coding sequence ATGAAGTCAATCGCGGTTGCGGCTCTGGCCCTTTTTGTCCTGGGCGCGGCTCCGGCCCCAGCTGAAGAAGTGGAGCAGAAACCCGTGACGCCCGGCGCCCAGGCCGCGGTGAACGAAAAGGCTCCGGCGGCGGAGACCAAGCCAAAAACCGCCTCGGCGGAGCGGTTGGCCAAAAGCACCGCGAAAAAAAACGCGGACAAAAAGAAGAACGGCGCCACGGGGGCCAAGGAACCAACCCCGGCCCCGGCTGAAAAGGCTCCGGAGCCTGTGCCGCCGGTTACAGGCGGTGGGGCGGAGTCGGCCCTTAACCTCTCCAAAAAACCCGTTGGCGAGCCCACGGCAGTCACCACGGCTCCGTTGCCGTATGTGGTCAGGAAAGTCTCGGTGCTGGTGGAGTCGAACCCGTCGGGAAGCGACATCGAGATTGACGGGGTGTATGTTGGCTCCACCCCGGTGGAGCTTATGGTGAAGGAAGGCGTCCATTCCATGAGAATCTCCAAGGAAGGGTATCTTTCCTGGGAGAAACCGGTGAAAGCCTATAACGGGCTTTATATAAACCCCGCGCTGGTTTCTGAAAGCACGCGTAAAAAGGAAACCACCGAAAGCGTGAAGGTGAAATAA
- the pgsA gene encoding CDP-diacylglycerol--glycerol-3-phosphate 3-phosphatidyltransferase, producing MLELNLPNKITLFRIFLIPLVLVFLITASFWSCMAAAVVFGLAAATDWLDGHMARVTSQVTLLGKLLDPVADKLLVLAALVPLVELDRVSAWIVVVILGREFAVSGLRMIASAQGIHIASGASGKYKMGAEITAILFLILDFNALFHFIGQIAILTAMGLAIISAVDYFAQFWNKLDPEKLNEM from the coding sequence ATGCTAGAACTTAACCTGCCAAACAAAATCACCCTGTTCCGCATATTCCTTATACCCCTGGTGCTGGTGTTCCTCATAACGGCCTCGTTCTGGTCGTGCATGGCGGCGGCGGTGGTGTTCGGCCTTGCGGCGGCCACCGACTGGCTGGACGGCCACATGGCCCGCGTAACAAGCCAGGTAACCTTGCTTGGCAAACTGCTGGATCCTGTGGCGGACAAGCTCCTGGTGCTGGCGGCGCTGGTGCCCTTGGTGGAGCTGGACAGGGTATCGGCATGGATAGTGGTGGTTATCCTGGGCAGGGAGTTCGCCGTGTCCGGCCTGCGCATGATAGCCTCGGCCCAGGGCATCCACATAGCCTCCGGCGCTTCGGGCAAATACAAGATGGGGGCGGAGATAACGGCTATCCTTTTTCTGATACTGGATTTTAATGCCCTGTTCCACTTCATAGGGCAGATAGCCATCCTTACCGCCATGGGGCTTGCGATAATCTCCGCCGTGGATTATTTCGCGCAGTTCTGGAACAAACTGGATCCGGAAAAGCTCAACGAAATGTAG
- a CDS encoding M23 family metallopeptidase, whose product MKRVNLAELKERFRGLLSRKYTFIFVPDVTGRFIRFSTPKAVVKGAVGLVAVIGVCFALFSISILKKAEELSELRDLRGVTVSQKLEIQQFSQKMKMIETQLSRLEKFDRKLRIITALEKQTPSTSDFGLGGPTMDKDVDFSSATGRLNQSVIDGLNNDLNQIKQQAETQEISFFELDEHFKEQSAMLSHTPSIWPVRGWITSTFGYRRSPFTNMRELHEGLDIATQNGSPVVAPASGIVVNAGIHRGYGNMVEIDHGYGVSTRYGHNSKLMVNVGRKVKRGDVVALVGSTGRSTGPHLHYEVLLNGVPVNPYRYILED is encoded by the coding sequence ATGAAGCGGGTAAATTTAGCTGAGCTCAAGGAGCGGTTTAGAGGGCTCCTGTCCAGGAAATATACCTTTATTTTCGTGCCCGATGTCACCGGCAGGTTCATCCGGTTCTCCACACCCAAAGCGGTAGTAAAGGGCGCTGTGGGGCTGGTGGCCGTGATTGGCGTTTGTTTCGCGTTGTTCTCTATCTCCATCCTGAAAAAAGCCGAGGAGCTTTCGGAGCTTAGGGACCTGCGCGGCGTCACCGTCAGCCAGAAGCTGGAGATACAGCAGTTCTCCCAGAAAATGAAAATGATCGAAACCCAGCTTTCCCGGCTGGAAAAATTCGACAGGAAGCTCAGAATCATCACCGCCCTGGAAAAGCAGACTCCGTCCACTTCCGATTTCGGGCTCGGCGGCCCCACCATGGACAAGGATGTGGATTTCTCTTCGGCCACCGGCAGGCTCAACCAGTCGGTGATAGACGGGCTCAACAACGACCTCAACCAGATAAAACAGCAGGCCGAGACCCAGGAGATAAGCTTCTTCGAACTCGACGAGCATTTCAAAGAACAGTCCGCCATGTTGTCCCACACGCCGTCCATCTGGCCGGTGCGGGGCTGGATAACCTCCACTTTCGGTTACCGCCGCTCCCCTTTCACCAACATGCGTGAATTGCACGAGGGGCTGGACATCGCAACTCAAAACGGTTCGCCGGTGGTGGCTCCCGCTTCGGGTATAGTTGTTAACGCGGGCATTCACCGCGGGTATGGCAATATGGTCGAGATCGACCACGGTTACGGCGTGTCCACCCGTTACGGGCACAACTCCAAGCTGATGGTAAATGTGGGCCGCAAGGTAAAACGGGGTGACGTGGTGGCCCTTGTGGGTAGCACCGGCCGCTCCACCGGGCCGCATCTGCATTACGAAGTGCTGTTAAATGGCGTGCCGGTAAACCCGTACAGGTATATACTGGAAGACTGA
- the truA gene encoding tRNA pseudouridine(38-40) synthase TruA — MSDEGLLKRRIRMDLQYLGTNYAGWQWQDNALSIQEVVENALEKIVGHHARLHASGRTDAGVHAEFQPAHADVATRLPDYKILNGLNSLLPADVAVLAVSTTPETWHSRFSAIEKTYRYTIFNRRIRSPFLIGRAWLIHRRLDVEAMRAGSLALLGEHDFSSFRSAGCSAKHPVRAITEAFIERAGDVVTLRFTSNGFLRQMVRNMVGTLVDVGKGKMEPGAVNTILEARNRALAGPCAPAEGLSLIDVRY; from the coding sequence ATGAGTGACGAAGGGCTTTTGAAGCGGCGCATCCGGATGGACCTGCAATATCTCGGGACAAATTACGCCGGGTGGCAATGGCAGGACAACGCCCTGTCCATCCAGGAGGTGGTGGAGAATGCGCTGGAGAAAATAGTTGGGCATCACGCCCGCCTCCACGCCTCTGGCAGGACCGACGCCGGAGTGCACGCCGAGTTCCAGCCGGCCCATGCCGATGTGGCCACCAGGCTCCCGGACTACAAGATATTAAATGGCCTCAACTCCCTTCTGCCTGCCGATGTGGCGGTGTTGGCGGTCTCCACAACGCCGGAAACGTGGCATTCACGTTTTTCCGCAATTGAGAAGACCTACCGTTACACCATCTTCAACAGAAGGATAAGGTCCCCCTTCCTGATAGGGAGGGCTTGGCTTATCCACCGGCGCCTGGATGTGGAAGCCATGCGCGCCGGTTCCCTGGCCCTGCTTGGAGAACATGATTTCTCATCGTTCCGCTCGGCTGGATGTTCCGCGAAACATCCCGTAAGGGCCATAACGGAGGCCTTTATTGAGCGGGCGGGGGATGTTGTCACGTTAAGGTTTACCTCCAACGGGTTTTTAAGGCAGATGGTTCGTAACATGGTGGGGACTCTGGTGGACGTGGGCAAGGGGAAAATGGAGCCCGGCGCCGTTAACACTATCCTGGAGGCGAGAAACCGGGCGTTGGCAGGCCCCTGCGCCCCGGCGGAAGGGCTTTCCCTGATAGACGTTAGATACTGA
- a CDS encoding DUF5610 domain-containing protein, translating into MTSIEPGGVRPSSEGKVNLYDLKELKSGQGQGKSETPAKSDSVQLDNVIQKLVEKLRSFFSSGKMAKDQFAQSISEISIRANVKQTFEGSIQSQGADGSKVSAYYQQTTEASVQIDIRMKQAVDVAEAQAAAMEANPYSPEATAQRITDFALSFFPMFASQRKDLSYEEQVDEYQKMVEGAVDKGFKEALQILGDLPTEVADGVNKTKDLVSQSLSAFFDFMRANPQESKDAASGGVWKNFVDDFFATRREEAQASAGNEEAQEKGLKDNEQVEGQAG; encoded by the coding sequence ATGACCAGCATTGAACCGGGAGGGGTTCGTCCCTCTTCCGAAGGAAAAGTGAACCTGTACGACCTAAAGGAGCTGAAATCCGGCCAGGGCCAGGGTAAAAGCGAAACCCCGGCAAAAAGCGACAGTGTGCAATTAGACAATGTTATTCAGAAACTTGTGGAGAAACTGAGGAGCTTTTTCAGTTCCGGCAAAATGGCGAAAGACCAGTTCGCCCAGTCCATATCCGAAATATCCATCCGCGCCAATGTGAAGCAGACATTCGAGGGCTCCATTCAATCCCAAGGCGCCGATGGCTCAAAAGTGTCCGCCTATTACCAGCAGACCACCGAGGCCAGTGTGCAGATAGACATCCGCATGAAACAGGCCGTGGATGTGGCCGAGGCCCAGGCGGCGGCGATGGAGGCTAACCCTTACAGCCCCGAGGCCACCGCCCAGCGGATAACCGATTTCGCCTTGAGTTTCTTCCCCATGTTCGCCAGCCAGCGTAAGGACTTAAGCTACGAAGAGCAGGTGGACGAGTATCAGAAGATGGTGGAAGGCGCCGTGGACAAAGGCTTTAAAGAGGCGCTCCAGATATTGGGAGACCTGCCCACCGAGGTGGCCGATGGCGTCAACAAGACCAAAGACCTGGTGAGCCAAAGCCTGTCCGCGTTCTTCGATTTCATGCGCGCCAACCCCCAGGAGTCCAAGGATGCCGCCAGCGGCGGAGTATGGAAGAATTTCGTGGACGACTTCTTCGCCACCCGCCGGGAGGAGGCGCAGGCCTCCGCAGGCAATGAGGAGGCCCAGGAAAAAGGCCTCAAGGATAACGAGCAAGTTGAGGGGCAGGCGGGTTAA
- a CDS encoding periplasmic heavy metal sensor, which produces MRSLMMAVLVFVIGAPIALAQPPGNQGRGPAKMSYVQELNLTKDQIKAVRELQKETRKKLAEIKAKIEIKRIDFDEEIQKDKQDLKLVDKLIGDLAELHAQQSRVTLEIRARMMGLLTPEQKQKMVERMGMGMMGGSHMRGGAPDEPGEEPGGPGPR; this is translated from the coding sequence ATGCGTAGTCTCATGATGGCTGTTTTGGTTTTTGTTATTGGCGCCCCCATTGCCCTGGCCCAGCCGCCGGGAAACCAGGGCCGGGGGCCGGCGAAGATGAGTTATGTGCAAGAGCTCAATCTCACCAAAGACCAGATAAAGGCAGTGCGGGAGCTTCAAAAGGAGACCCGCAAGAAACTGGCCGAGATCAAGGCGAAGATCGAAATCAAAAGGATTGATTTCGACGAGGAAATCCAGAAGGACAAACAAGACCTGAAGCTGGTGGACAAGCTGATAGGCGACCTGGCCGAACTGCACGCCCAGCAGAGCCGGGTGACGCTGGAGATCCGCGCCAGGATGATGGGGCTCCTCACCCCGGAGCAAAAGCAGAAGATGGTGGAAAGGATGGGAATGGGAATGATGGGCGGATCCCACATGCGTGGCGGCGCCCCCGATGAGCCTGGCGAAGAGCCGGGCGGCCCCGGCCCCAGGTAA
- a CDS encoding sigma-70 family RNA polymerase sigma factor → MRNMDEARIVEKARNGDQEAFGVLFEQYKNMVWSVAYRMTYDFDEAEDLAQDVFVSAWKNLGSFRGDSSFSTWLYRITANKSLNHAGKRKNVRVVPGEETMAKVDEAMFMRNNPQLSIEQMETEKTLAEFLGRLEPERRLAVILRELEGLSYEEIAEATKVPVGTVRSRLARGRRELEEMAAGSGDRQ, encoded by the coding sequence ATGAGGAATATGGACGAAGCCCGGATTGTGGAGAAGGCCCGGAACGGAGACCAAGAGGCGTTCGGGGTTCTTTTCGAACAGTACAAGAACATGGTTTGGAGCGTGGCGTACAGGATGACCTACGACTTCGACGAGGCCGAAGACCTGGCGCAGGATGTGTTCGTGTCGGCCTGGAAAAACCTTGGCTCTTTCCGGGGAGACTCTTCGTTCTCCACGTGGCTATACAGGATTACGGCCAACAAATCGCTAAACCACGCGGGGAAACGAAAAAATGTCCGCGTGGTTCCCGGCGAGGAGACCATGGCTAAAGTGGACGAGGCGATGTTCATGAGGAACAACCCGCAACTCTCTATTGAACAGATGGAGACGGAGAAAACGCTGGCGGAGTTTCTGGGCAGGCTGGAGCCTGAGAGAAGGCTGGCGGTGATATTAAGGGAGTTGGAGGGTTTGAGTTACGAGGAGATTGCGGAGGCCACGAAAGTTCCTGTGGGAACAGTCCGCTCAAGACTGGCCCGGGGAAGGCGGGAACTCGAAGAGATGGCCGCAGGTTCAGGTGACAGGCAATGA
- a CDS encoding PKD domain-containing protein: MSLARGKGAGVFAILFWAFTALYGCSASLDQEKGGPSGQTQLELVWPSGYDYDPATQRLTNQTSLLQYAAPVYVTRVNLTVSGSGMDPISIDLPLDTLATDLTLTFGDRRFDVTVQTNFGASFTGSQTVTVAASSSPTVRITLEVNAPPQITSINTPDTYPSPGQQVTITGYASDPDPEDTLTYTWYGFGPYGESRTFTGQSITTTAPLDGGHYVLSLVVEDGKGGVAQARMDFYIYGSAPVINSVNVSNSTPQTGETVTLSASASDSDPGDILIYNWTITSDKGFAFQDEGQSINFTVNQIGSYTATVAVRDLQDNVTYGSITFGSTCTYPTPQMMTVTGVIGAGASSAIINVTVEYPAGSFVSDGIAVFNLTVNEFTAAGGPWVNSYWVGGVTADVNPKTLTYNCQPGKFYSFQASAGNTCYVAGSPSTPENPTSGSYIACP; the protein is encoded by the coding sequence ATGAGCCTTGCAAGGGGAAAAGGCGCAGGCGTTTTTGCCATTCTTTTTTGGGCGTTTACCGCCTTATACGGGTGTAGCGCGTCTTTAGACCAGGAAAAGGGCGGCCCATCAGGACAAACCCAACTGGAGCTCGTATGGCCTTCCGGGTATGATTACGACCCGGCCACGCAACGGCTGACGAATCAAACATCCCTTTTGCAATACGCCGCCCCGGTTTATGTGACCAGGGTGAACCTGACTGTATCCGGTAGCGGGATGGACCCTATAAGCATTGACCTGCCTTTGGACACTCTTGCGACGGACCTGACGCTCACTTTTGGCGACCGGCGTTTCGACGTAACGGTCCAGACCAATTTCGGAGCCAGCTTCACCGGCTCGCAGACTGTGACGGTGGCCGCCAGCTCCTCGCCCACGGTGAGGATAACCCTGGAGGTCAACGCGCCGCCGCAAATAACCTCAATAAACACTCCGGACACTTATCCCAGCCCGGGGCAACAGGTGACCATCACAGGATACGCTTCCGATCCTGATCCGGAAGACACCCTGACATACACTTGGTACGGGTTTGGGCCGTATGGGGAATCCCGCACATTCACCGGCCAGTCCATCACCACCACGGCCCCGCTGGACGGGGGGCATTATGTGTTGTCTCTGGTGGTGGAGGATGGCAAGGGTGGAGTGGCCCAGGCGCGGATGGATTTCTATATATACGGCTCCGCGCCGGTGATAAACAGCGTCAACGTCTCCAACTCCACACCGCAAACCGGGGAAACGGTTACGCTTTCCGCCAGCGCCTCCGATTCCGATCCGGGAGACATCCTTATATACAACTGGACCATCACGTCGGATAAGGGTTTCGCTTTCCAGGATGAGGGGCAAAGCATAAACTTCACCGTTAACCAGATAGGCTCCTACACCGCCACAGTCGCCGTGCGCGACCTGCAGGATAACGTCACTTACGGCTCCATTACTTTCGGATCCACGTGCACTTACCCAACGCCGCAGATGATGACGGTAACCGGCGTGATAGGCGCTGGCGCCTCGTCCGCCATTATCAACGTCACTGTTGAATACCCGGCGGGCAGTTTCGTCTCGGACGGCATAGCGGTGTTCAACCTCACCGTAAATGAATTCACCGCCGCCGGTGGCCCATGGGTAAACAGTTATTGGGTAGGCGGCGTAACGGCCGATGTGAACCCGAAAACGCTCACATACAATTGCCAGCCGGGCAAGTTCTACTCGTTCCAGGCCAGCGCGGGTAACACTTGTTATGTGGCAGGGTCGCCCTCCACGCCTGAGAATCCCACCAGCGGCTCATATATCGCCTGCCCATAG
- a CDS encoding NAD(P)/FAD-dependent oxidoreductase, with protein MKKILILGAGTGGTILANIFTSRLDQKEWEVTVIDKELKHCYQPGFLFLPFKLYGYESEKDVTHPITRHLPREAKFVNANITLIDYQRNLVETSAGQFGYDWLIIGLGCHVEASEVDGLEEAMGKNAYTFYTLDGAMEMQKALDGFNEGRLVLNIADMPIKCPVAPIEYVFLADYYFNLRGIRDRVEISLVTPLTGAFTKPVATKALGKIAEEKNIKIAPNFAISEVDSEKRVITSFSGERIEYDLLASVPPNLGPDVIEESGIGNGMGYAVTDDHTLKLKKAHNVYVVGDSTNVPTSKAGSVAHFEAEIIAENLIREIGGKEPLPNYDGHSNCFIESGYHKALLFDFNYDTEPVHGVYPLPAIGPFALLKESRLNHWGKLAFKYIYWNLLLTGHLPGDPLLPVTMSVAGKDLAEIERSHLGHH; from the coding sequence ATGAAAAAAATACTTATCCTTGGCGCGGGCACCGGTGGCACCATACTGGCCAACATTTTCACCTCGCGCCTCGACCAGAAAGAGTGGGAAGTTACGGTTATAGACAAGGAATTGAAACACTGTTACCAGCCCGGTTTCCTTTTCCTTCCATTCAAGCTTTACGGGTATGAAAGCGAAAAAGATGTTACTCATCCCATAACCCGCCACCTGCCCCGGGAGGCGAAATTCGTGAACGCCAATATCACCTTGATAGACTACCAGCGCAACCTGGTGGAGACCTCGGCCGGGCAGTTTGGATATGACTGGCTGATTATAGGGCTGGGTTGCCATGTGGAGGCTTCGGAGGTGGATGGGCTGGAAGAGGCCATGGGCAAGAACGCCTACACCTTCTACACGTTGGATGGGGCCATGGAAATGCAAAAAGCGCTGGATGGTTTTAACGAAGGGCGGCTGGTATTAAACATAGCGGACATGCCCATTAAGTGCCCTGTGGCGCCCATTGAATACGTCTTCCTTGCGGATTATTATTTTAACCTTCGCGGCATCCGCGACCGGGTGGAGATATCCCTGGTGACCCCGCTTACCGGCGCGTTTACGAAACCCGTGGCCACCAAGGCGCTGGGTAAGATAGCGGAGGAGAAGAACATAAAGATAGCGCCCAACTTCGCCATAAGCGAGGTGGATTCCGAAAAGAGGGTCATCACGTCCTTTTCCGGCGAGCGGATTGAGTATGACCTTCTGGCCAGCGTACCGCCCAACCTGGGGCCGGATGTTATCGAGGAGTCCGGCATAGGCAACGGCATGGGATACGCCGTGACGGACGACCATACATTGAAACTTAAAAAGGCCCATAACGTTTATGTGGTGGGGGACAGCACAAACGTGCCAACCTCCAAGGCAGGATCCGTGGCCCATTTCGAGGCGGAGATAATAGCGGAGAACCTTATCCGCGAGATAGGTGGCAAAGAGCCTTTGCCCAATTACGACGGCCATTCCAACTGTTTTATAGAATCCGGCTACCACAAGGCGTTGCTGTTCGATTTTAATTACGATACGGAGCCGGTCCATGGTGTTTACCCGCTTCCCGCAATAGGGCCGTTCGCCCTGCTAAAAGAGAGCAGGCTGAACCACTGGGGCAAACTGGCTTTCAAATATATTTACTGGAACCTGCTACTGACCGGCCATCTGCCCGGGGATCCGTTATTGCCAGTCACCATGAGCGTCGCTGGCAAAGATCTCGCCGAGATAGAGCGCAGTCATCTGGGCCATCACTGA
- a CDS encoding glycosyltransferase family 4 protein, with translation MRILFLAPQPFFEARGTPINVRNMVTALSELGHEVDLLVYPHGDNVDIPNVRIHRVIRIPGLGKAPIGPSKEKVIYDAAMMIHAFTTLVRGKYDAIHAVEDAAFMAWPLSWLFGVPFVFDMDSIMSDQLRYSRFMRDGFLLKAFERMESAALRSASMVITVCGHLTEAAALRVDRSKIFQIEDTPMTGAPPPGLAVEKLRAELGLPEGCEPVVYTGNLEKYQGIDLLLDSAVEVAREHPSVRIVVVGGSGADVEKYKAKAGAMGLGANVVFAGPKPPETMPTYYELADILVSPRIEGTNTPLKIYTYLDTGKPVVATDLPTHTQALNRDVAMLARPEKMEFARAILLLLNDKGLRRALGDRGREYVRSNFSYASFRKKLEEAYKHIR, from the coding sequence ATGCGCATATTATTTCTTGCCCCCCAGCCGTTCTTCGAGGCCCGGGGTACGCCCATAAACGTGCGGAACATGGTTACGGCGCTTTCGGAATTGGGGCACGAGGTGGACCTGCTTGTTTACCCCCACGGGGATAACGTGGACATTCCCAACGTCCGCATCCACAGGGTTATCCGCATACCCGGTCTTGGAAAAGCGCCAATCGGCCCGTCGAAGGAGAAAGTCATCTACGACGCGGCCATGATGATCCATGCGTTCACAACCCTTGTGCGCGGGAAATACGACGCGATCCACGCCGTGGAGGACGCGGCGTTCATGGCGTGGCCCCTGTCATGGCTGTTCGGCGTCCCCTTTGTTTTCGATATGGACTCCATAATGTCCGACCAGTTGCGTTACAGCCGGTTCATGAGAGACGGGTTTTTGCTGAAAGCTTTTGAGAGGATGGAAAGCGCGGCGTTAAGGTCCGCCAGCATGGTGATCACCGTTTGCGGCCATCTCACCGAGGCGGCGGCCCTGAGGGTGGATCGTTCGAAAATATTCCAGATAGAAGATACACCCATGACAGGCGCCCCGCCACCTGGATTGGCCGTTGAAAAACTCCGGGCGGAGCTTGGCCTGCCGGAAGGTTGCGAGCCTGTCGTGTACACCGGCAATCTGGAGAAATACCAGGGGATAGACCTCCTGCTGGATTCCGCCGTGGAAGTGGCCAGGGAACATCCCTCAGTGAGGATCGTAGTGGTAGGGGGTAGCGGCGCCGACGTGGAAAAATACAAGGCCAAAGCAGGAGCCATGGGCCTTGGGGCGAACGTGGTATTTGCCGGCCCCAAGCCGCCGGAAACCATGCCCACATATTACGAGCTGGCGGATATTCTTGTGTCCCCGAGGATAGAGGGGACCAATACGCCGCTGAAAATATACACTTATCTGGACACCGGCAAACCCGTTGTAGCCACAGACCTGCCCACCCACACCCAGGCGCTCAACCGCGACGTGGCCATGCTGGCCCGCCCCGAAAAGATGGAATTCGCCCGGGCCATTCTGCTACTATTGAATGATAAAGGTCTCCGCCGGGCGCTGGGCGACCGGGGCCGGGAATACGTGCGGAGCAATTTCAGCTACGCTTCGTTCAGGAAAAAGCTGGAAGAAGCCTATAAACACATCCGGTAA